The following is a genomic window from Podarcis raffonei isolate rPodRaf1 chromosome 5, rPodRaf1.pri, whole genome shotgun sequence.
ttggcaggtgctgaggagtctgtgcgaaggctcagcaggagccaagggccgggacgaagccgagggccaagggagcaagctccAGGCcggagtgggagccagaccagagggggctgttctGGGAGGCTGTTTCTATGCTTCGACAcctctgtgtgctggagagcagctgggagctgtggaagagagcgcaggctgcaccccaaaaggcagtgggggagcaggccaggcaggccattccaagagctctgagaaagcgaaaggcttcgaaagttgtttgtgctttgaggcgacgtccaacagcgctgggaagcatccgctagaggcccaggctgccaaggacactggccggcgtggaatgtcaacaaagcaggttcccagggcagGTTCCCAGCAACGACGTGGGAAAGCTGCAGgcggggagaaaaacaaagacaaggcgtcttatcatcacctcacagctgcactggcgtctctgagaaaaggcaagagccctAGCCGGGAAGAGGCTgtcgccatggcaaccgatgggagtgctaGCAGCGccatggcatctgtggaaaacaaccagagacactctttatctttCGTCATCGATTCAGGCGCCTCGCATTGTTTAGTGACATCAGCTGGACatttgaggaactgcaagacagttaaaactggacgctatgttactttagcagatgggtctcaaagaccattgactgaaactggtcttctttattgctcttttatagatcattgggtagaagcttttgtggtaccagagcttgcccactgTCTTctaagtgtgccagcccttatggctgctggttttgatgttttgttttctaacaatgtgtgttcctttttcaggaatgggaagaagatccacagtgtccagagaagaggcacgctctttctggtcaagatgcccattgaagatggggctggtgggaaaatggggctggtggaaaatggggctagtggagagtccattgacgatgcccaagggcagtgtgccaatgtcccaccacaccatgattgtttacacttatggcatcgcaggtttggacacgcagggtggtcatatgtgaagaaggccacagacaacaccattgggtgcaggttcaaaacatgtgacaaatacctagattgtcaagcctgtaagcaatcaaaggtcgtaacatgctcatatcccaggtctgagaggaaaaccagtaaaccctttgaacttatccatgcagatttgtcgggacccatgccgacaccttcgttagctggttCTAAGTGGGCTCTGGTTCTGGTtgatgattttacaaaacatgcatggctatttgcgctgcaacagaagtcagaggcagctgcactgatcagggattggatcacagcggtagagctacggttctctaccaaagtagtttcctttcagtccgatcgtgggggggagtttacaggttctgcgctgcaatcgttcttcaggcagaagggtatcagtcatcgactgacggccccccactctccgcaacagaatggggttgcagagaggaagtttcgcacgctacaggagtcagcgaatgctatgctggcagactcaggtctgccacagcgcttttgggccgaaAGTTTTCGAACggcttgcttcctgcagaatagagtgttcaattccagtgtaggagacacaccgtactttctgcttcatcgGAAAAAGCCgaaagtacattttctgcgcacttttgggtctacagcttgggttctgattccaaaggccatgcgcaggaaaggggagccaagatccaggaaaatgatctttgtgggctatgagccgggttcaaaggcgtggcgcttcgcataccctactggcaaccagtccaggctgcttattagcggcagtgctgagttttgcgagcagagtgggtggaagcggcttcacggaaacccggatattctggtagactcagatgaggaagaggagggcgaggctgaacctgttgctgatgagcacagtccacagccacagagtccagagccgggatctccaagggagaggctccgtatctctccaaaggggagtcccaggacccctccacaggtctctgtcaagtctgagccaaggagtgaaccatcctcgccagcaggaccggctgttcgccctaaacggcgcagcaggtcagagggggatgattctgacatagaggataggagggttgatccaggtgaatcaggcgcagttccagaattcacgctgaggaggtcagcaagatcaaccaaagggaagccacctgaaaggtatgaggccacgagtgtctgggttggtgtggctagatgtgaacctgaatcctttgaggatgttcagaagttgcctcgggaagaagccagcaaatggcatgaggcgatgcagaaggagatgaactcaatggagtctcttggagtgttctcactcacacagctgccggctaaccagcaagctgttggctgcagatgggtttaccgtcttaaacccacagaagcaggagagccacagtacaaagcgaggttagtggcgcgtggatttacacagagacgcggagtccacttcacagaggtctattcgccgacttcaagggcggagactttgagaatgcttttggcagtagcagcacagagaggttggaaggtgaaccattttgatgtagatgtcgcctacctgaactcagatctccaggaggagttgtacatgcgtcctcctccagggttcgaagtcagtgagccaggcgttgtgtggcggttgcacaaatccatctatgggttacgccaatctgccaggaattggaatatgtgcctacatgaagccttagaaaagctaggttttaagagatctcttgcagacagttgtctttacattagagattcaggcttgcaacagcaagtggcacaggtgtttgttgatgacatcttgttgatggcaaggacaagtgaacaggtggagaagtttgctaaggagcttggtaagcggttcaagctgaagcaacttggagatgtcaagtcctatctaggcgtagaaatcgcaagagcaagtgatggaagctttttacttcgccagaaaggtaagattgagcagttgcttgagaagttcaggatgtctgattgtgcaggtgccagatcacccatggagacagggtacgtgaaggagtgtcagcaagtagaacgcgtggtgttcgaaaacactgaactctttcagtcagctctgggtagtctgttgtatctgtcacagtggagcagaccagacatagcgtttgctgtcaatctgctcagtagagaggcttcaagtcctagtgtacaggcctggaatggtgttaagcgggtgctacgttacctgcaagataccaaagacttttgcctcaagatgtcagctgagggtgatgttaagctgaccgcctgggtggattcggattgggctaaccttgaggaccgcaaatcagtgtcaggcctagtggtgaagtttggggactcagtggttgggtggaggtcccggaagcaaagtctcatagcgctttcatctactgaagctgagttcagtgcgctatcagaggtttgcagagaactggagttctatgtgtgtctggtcgaggaaatctgtgaagaggattgtctgcccgttgtggtgcatgaagacaatcaaccatgccttaaattagctgagacagggcaattcaaggcgaggaccaaacatttggacatacgtttccggaacgtatgtcagagcgttcatgaggggctagtcgctctgaaatactgtccctcaacaaagaacctcgctgatggttttacAAAACCAttgaccttccagaagcacgaggagttctgtgagggtctgtgtatggggaaagctttgatggctactgtctccagacgcaggacaagagggggtgtggagtttggaactgacagggtcagtacTCCGGTATGTCCTGTGTctgagaaggaaaggagggggagcagaaggaggggcttgtcgcagagaagtgacGCACAAAGTCTCGCTGTTTCCTCACTCCCTTTCACTCttcactgagcagcagcttggaacagaagctgcgagtgtgctcttggagcacagatgagaatgtcggaagtttcggacggatttattgccttgtaaataaacgcttttagagataagaactgaactgtctctggacttgatttatccctcatctcacacggacgggaccgctgcagctctgctctcctgccaggtcaacttccagcagagcgacgcagggaagtgtgactggacgcaggggtttgatttatgcaaaaTCCAAGTCAGCCTGCAGGTTCAATTACTACTCAGCTCTTTGGGGAGAATACTGCCAGCTTGCTTTTCCTTATATATAAGGGAAGCAGGTAGCTTTCAAAAATATGAGAACAGAAAACTTAAGGGAGGGCTTTGGTGTTTCCTGGGGCAGTGACTAGGCCTTCACAGAACCTGCCTCCTCTGGCTATGTCTCCATAAGCACGCAACACTTTGGCTTTGTGTGATAAAAAGATCTCAGTGAGTGTATTTCTGTTTTTGTTAGGGAACTGCTGCTTTGCTCTGTGATGAAGGACAGGCGGAAGGGAGAGAAGGTGGAGCCAAGGATATGTGCAAAAACAAACCATGTGAGAAGGAATCTTTTTGGTCCTGTGGACCACAGTAATCTGCAGCAGGACATCCAGCGCATCTTGTGCACTAGCATGGAAAAGGCAAAGCGGAGGTGGAACTTTGACTTCTGGCAAGAGGTTCCGACTGAAGGCCTCCTGCAGTGGGAAGAGTTGCAGAGCCACGAGGTCCCCCTCTTTTACCATACTTGCGTGGTAAGAGAGGCTCCCAGACCCTTGCAGCCCATGAACCGAGCTGCAGCCAAGGAACCCAAAGCTCACCACAATGGCAAAGTGATGGAGAAACCCCCAAAGATGGCAGGGAAGAAGAGTCGGCCTGGGAGGAAGCGGAGGCAGACGTCACTGACCGGTGAGCAGCATTTGCACTTTCATTTAATGTTTGTTGCTACCAGTATGCAGCACCACATGACAAAGGATGCACAACCCAGAAAAAGCACTATTCACATGTCAGGTATTTGGTAATACAGAAAGTCATGTTGTTGTAGCTGTTCCACTCCCAGTGGTGCCCTGCATTTTAAAATTGAATTAGGAAGGCTGGGAAAGTTGCAACTTTTCCCCACTGTGAGATGGCTTGTGAGACGTGAAGCCCTAAAGCTGTCATCCTAAACCCACTTACTggagagtaaaccccattgaacactGAAgtgcttactttggagtaaacagACATAGGATTCAACAGAAGTGTAGAGTttttagagtttgaagggacctggGACTTCACCGAATTCCAGCAGCTGCTCAGCGCTGGGTTCCTGCGATGGGGCCACCACAGCAGACGGCCATCAAGCCTGCAGCCGTGGAGAGACCCCTAGTCCCACCCCGGGGATTTCTTCcgttgttgaacagctcttactatcaaaaGTGTCTTTTAATACTTAACTTTGGGCTGCGATTTTTATCCAAATAACAAGAATTCTCTGCACACAGAAAGGTAACTTGTAGCTTTAAAAGGGCTTTAGCTCAACCTCTTTTCTGACATGCTAGTTTCCTCTGTGCAAGGAGTTGCCACGTGAGTCCCGACCTGCACTCTATAGTGGTAGTTCTCTAAAGCGAGAACTAGGAATCAGCTAAGTAAATCTCAAGTTGATCTGGTCCCATAATTTGTATTTAAGGTAATTTAGACTTCAATAGCAACTTTGTGGCCAAGTTGATATTGCTGCATTAATATTGATGTTGATTATCCTTATCATCAAAGATGCTAACATGTaggacgttgttgttgttgttgtttagtcgtttagtcatgtcctacttttcgtgacccccctggaccagagcatgccaggcactcctgtcttccactgccacccgcagtttggtcaaactcatgctggtagcttcgagaacactatccaaccatcttgtccttccagtgagcactcagggctgatttccttaagaatcgataggtttgatcttcttgcagtccatgggactctcaagagtctcctccagcaccataattcaaaagcatcaattcttcggcaatcagccttctttatggtccagctctcacttccatacatcactactgggaaaaccatagctttaactatacggacctttgttggcaaggtgatgtctctgctttttaagatgctgtctaggtttgtcattgcttttctcccaagaagcaggcgtcttttaattttgtggctgctgtcaccatctgcagtgatcatggagcccaagaaagtaaaatctctcactgcctccatttctcccccttctatttgccaggaggtgatgggcccagtggccatgatcttcatttttttgatgttgagcttcagaccatattttgcgctctcctctttcaccctcattaaaaggttctttaattcctcctcactttctgccatcaatgttgtgtcatctgcacatCTGAGTAGGACATAGGCACTATTAACAAATATAGAAATGCCTGGCTATTTTCACACCACCATCTGATATAAGTTGATCCAATAATAGATGGATACTTGTTACCTCTGCAGCTGCAAATGAGACTTAAGACAGAAGTAGCCagcttgatcccccccccccaaatttctgggctacaattcccaccagctgtagccagcagggccaatggtcaaggatgatagaaGTGGTCATTCAAGAGGTATGGAGAGCACCACACTGCCTGCCTctggcaccaggttggctgctTCTGTCCAGTGAACTACAAACAGCTCAGAAGAAATGTTGCATTTTGTGTTGATAGGGGGAAAGCTCTTAAGATTTACCTTGCCACCTTTTATTAGTTAATAAACTGGGACTGAGCAAGCCACGGTACAGCACCTAGGCTGCAGCATATGATAATGAAAGTGGTGTTGCCTGCAAAGCCTTCAGTTCCTGCTCCAATGGTTCCCAGTAGCCTTCTCCGTTGCTGTCTCCCTTTACCACAACAGAGACAAGGGAAGACATCAGAAAGGCTCATGCACTCCTGCAATTTTGGGTAGAGCCCTGATTCCTGAGGGATGACAGATGGTCAAATGAAGGTGGGAGCAGATTCCAAAAGCCTTTCATCCTTAGTAAATGTGTATGCCAACTATGAATGAAACTTCTACTATTTAATTCATCGTATGTTCCCCCTCCTGCTGTCATAGGCATTTCTATGGCCTTACGTCTGATAGCCTATGTGAGATCCTAGCTAGctggtcctccctccctcccagaggTCTTCTTCCCATGGAAGGTTGTGATAACTGTGGACTTTGTTTTCCATCACCTGTGCTCCTTATGCTCATCCGCAGTACGTGGCAACCTAATGTACACATTATTCCCCATCACAAAT
Proteins encoded in this region:
- the LOC128413509 gene encoding cyclin-dependent kinase inhibitor 1-like isoform X2 produces the protein MELLLCSVMKDRRKGEKVEPRICAKTNHVRRNLFGPVDHSNLQQDIQRILCTSMEKAKRRWNFDFWQEVPTEGLLQWEELQSHEVPLFYHTCVVREAPRPLQPMNRAAAKEPKAHHNGKVMEKPPKMAGKKSRPGRKRRQTSLTDYYQAKKQIRTDMQTPVKKPAF
- the LOC128413509 gene encoding cyclin-dependent kinase inhibitor 1-like isoform X1 — its product is MELLLCSVMKDRRKGEKVEPRICAKTNHVRRNLFGPVDHSNLQQDIQRILCTSMEKAKRRWNFDFWQEVPTEGLLQWEELQSHEVPLFYHTCVVREAPRPLQPMNRAAAKEPKAHHNGKVMEKPPKMAGKKSRPGRKRRQTSLTETAMGRSGLRRVLRRSAGPLESPLVCGDFSGGA